The genomic interval TTGGGTTTCTCTATGCCCTCGACAAGCGGGATACCAGCAACGTCCCCTACGAAATTTTTCGCGGTAAAGTCCACGCGGCGACCGCGGTCGATGGCCCGCGCCTGCTTTTGGCCGGAGGATCCAATGTCATATGGGGTTCGCGTTCCACGATAATAGAAAACGAAGGTGGCGTTCCGACCTTCAATCTTGCGCTGTCTAGTGAGGCTCACGACCCCAAAGCCATGCGCATTCTTACTACAAATGCTGTTCGATCCGGCGACACAGTGATTTATTCCTCCATTTCATTCTGGAATTCAAGCCAAATCGATCCCGCTGCAGCGGGTGACATCCTAAATGCCGCTGGTCACTTGCCCGACGATAGTTCACATTTCCAATCTTTGAAGAAAAAACTCGGTCGATTCTGGTCACCCTATCCCCAAAAACGCACAGTCGTGACCTCACTTCCTGCCCTTTACCGCCGCTATATCAGTCACGAGCCGAGCGAGCACATGCAGGGTCTCAATGCGAAAGGCGACCTTGCCAGCTGCCTCACACCGGGGGCTGTACCGGGTCCCAATTCCTATGTTGAACCGGCCGAACAAAGTATTCTCCTGCAGGAACTGCAGGACTTCGAAGACGCTCTCCGACAGCGCGGTGCATCTTTGGTCCTGCTCTTCCCACCCAATCTCATTCTGGAAGGGGAGAGGGACAAATGGATTCAGAATTTCACGCCTGTGTTCGAGGCCATGAAGCGTCGCTTTACAGTCGCGCAGGAGACATTGGACGCGAGTCTTTACACCGACAAAAGTTATTTCTGCGATACAGGATTTCATCTGGCGGATGCTGAAGCAGCCGAACGCAGCCGCAGGATCGGTCAATTCATAAATGAAACACGCAAGGCCGCACCCATGAGCAGAAATTAAGACACCTGTTCCAAAGCCAGAAACTCAGAACCGTCTTTTAAAATCCGCTCTGCCTCACCGGCTTCAAAGATGCCGCGATAGAAGGCGTCTGCTTCCGCATCATTCCGAATAGCCGCGGAACCGGGCCCCAGACTCTGTTTCTGAAAGTACGGCTTCAGTCGCGGCGGAAGACCTTCATACATGCGCGTTGGCATCGTGATCATATGCCCCGCACGGGACGCGGGCCACTGCTTGCGGAGGCTTTCATAGCGAGTGGCCAGCACGATGCTGTCGCCGAAAAGTTCATAAGACCGAATTCCCGACACCGTGAAAAACCCCTGAATGGCCCCGCGGGCCATCCCGATGGAACAGTAACTGCGTGACTCCGAAGTCGTGCCCGGGAACTCCTCATCAAAGGCATTCAGAAAACCAAAGGCCAGCTGCAGCGCCACCTCATGGCTGACGTGTCCGGGCGGCGTTTGGAAGGGGAAGCCGACTGCGCATAAGAACCCGTCGCCCATTTCCTTGATACGGAATCCCGAGGCGCTCAGGGGATCGCCCTGATAATCGCGGTTCATGAGATGGCCGCAGCGATCAAAGAAACGCCGCAAAAAGTTCGGCAGGTCGTCGATCTGAGAGCTGGTGCTCGCAATGATATCGAGACAGATCACGACCGCTTCACCCGAGGCATGAGGCATGGTGGTTTCCAGGATCCCGCCTTCCTTCATCTGCTCCATCTGATGCGGATAGACCATTTTTTCCAGCTGGGAAAAGGCATGCCGCCGCCGTTGCGCTTCATGCAGGCGGGCGAGCCGCATTTTGTGGGCCAGCGCATAGGAAATGATGATGGCCTCAAAACTGGCGCCGATGAAATTCAAACTCACGATCCAGGGTTCATCGGGCACGGCTGCCATCAGGTGAAGGACCTGAGCCACGTTGCCGACGATCAAAAGCGACCAGGCTATCAAAAAATACATGGCCAGGGGATGCCGCCGCTTCAGAGCAATGACCGCGGCCAGGACTGCCATGACAGAACCCATGATCGAGAGGATCTGAGTGATGTTCGCGGCCCAGATCAGCTGATCGAAGGCGGTCAAGGCCACCGGAACCCCCAGCGCGAGCATATAGCCGATTATGACCCGACCAAACCAACGTTTATAGTGCTGAAAGTCCAGGAAATAATAAATGAAGGCCATCGTGAAAAGAAGAGCCGCATTGATACTGAGGATACCGAGATGATGGATCGGTCCGGCATCCGGAAACCCGAGCTGCTTTAAAAAGCCGGTAAGATAAAGCTGCGCGATGGCATAGAAGTTCAGATAGAAAAAATAGAAGACTTGCGAAATTTCACGATTCACGAAATAGATCACAAGATTATAGAACGAAAGCGCAAAGCAGATGGCGAAAAAGCCACCGAAGAGCATAAGCTCCAGCACCATGCGGCTATAAAAATAATCCGGATTATAAAGACGCCAATCGAGGACGAACACATCCCGGGATTTCTGGCGAATCAAAAGAGTGTTCTCACCCGGACTCAGCCTCAGGTCGAAAATCGGCAGCCGGTAGTCAACCTTCGAGGCCCGCAGGGGTCTGTCCATGCCGAGGGACTCTGCATGAGTCAGACGCCCGGCCACGCTCTGATAAAGGTCCACGCGACTGGTCATCGCAACGCCATGCTGAAGGAAAACACGTTCCTCCTGAGTGCTGCGATTGTGGATGGTGATCAGACTCCAGCACTCCTGATCCTCGCCGACATTCAGCTTCTGCCGACCCGTGGGGATCCATCCCTCGGTACGTCCGAGCACAGTCTGCCAGTCCAAAGGCTCCGCACTGCAGAGATAGAGGAAGCCTTCATGCGCAAAGGTCTCTCGCTGCCCCGGCTCATGGATCCAGGGCGCAGCGTACCCAGCTGTCCAGAAGGTCAGCAGGAAGACGAAAATCAATATCCTCTGCAGCAAACTCTGTCCTTTCCATGGGGCAGACTATGCACCACAGTTGTTTTTCGGTAGCCTGGGCCCTGCGTGAAGAGGCAAAACTTGCCGCGCTCCCGGAGCACTGGTTATACTGCGCCCAGGGAGGCCCTTATGAAAACTGCAGCACTTGCCTGGCTACTGACCGCAGCCCCTTATTCCTGGTTTGGCGCAGAAATCCGCACGCGCGAAACCTTTGGACAGAATCTGAAAACCCTACGTGTGACCTGGCTGGCGAAACCCGCAGCCGGCAACTGTGCGATCACGCTTTTTTCGCTCTTCAATGGCGATCGCATTTTTTCCAGTGGCCAGGGTCACTGGTCGGAAATTGGCTTTGAAATCTATGGAGGCTCCGCAGCTCAGCCGCTCTATGATGCCTTTCAAACGCAGTACATCACCTATGAATCGAAAAGCGATCCCGCTGCAAAGAGAGGGCGGCAACATGCTATCCAGCATCGCGTGGACAGCGCAGTCCCTGATATCTGGGATGGCGGCTATCACGAATTCCAGGTGGAATGGCGGCCGGCGTCGGATAGTTCCGCACAGCTGATCTTTCGGCTGGATGGCACGATCATCCGCAAGGAAACAGGCGGCGATCTTGGTCGGCTGGAAGAGCAGCTCAAGGTCCACAGCGGAGCCTGGATGGGCTTCTACGAAGGCAAGTGGGCCTGGGGTTGCTCCGACGATTCCCCAAGGTCTGAGTCCACGCGGGTCGAGCTGGATAGTTTTCGCATCGAGCAGCTTGAAAATGGGAACTGGACGACGAGGCTGCTGCGATCCTTTGATCGCAATGAGGAAATAGATTGGAGCTTCGAACGATCGAGCTGGGGTTTCGAATCCTTTGCCGGCAGCTACTGTCCCGGCAATGCCTTTGCCCGGAGCGGCCGCCTTGTCCTTGAACTCGATCAACAGTGCGGACCCGGTTTCTAGCGCGCAAGGGCGGGATAGGTCAGCAGCAGGATATGCACCAGATTCAAAAGAAAATGAGTGATGATGCTGGCCTCGATCCGTCCAGTGACCTGATACATCCATCCGTATCCGAGTCCGGCAATGCTGGCAAGGATCACGTACGTTAAGCCCCCTGCAAAGTGAGCCACACCGAAGAGCAGGGAGGCGATGCCAAGCGCCAGAACTTTTCCATAGCTTAAATCCCGCCCCAGCTCGCTGAGATATTTTTGCAGAAAGCCGCGAAAAAAGCCTTCTTCCGCGACGCATACGAACAAAAGGTTCGTGACGGCCCAGATGGGAAGTATCGCCGGCACCTTCGGATCCCAACGCACGAATTGAAACGCCACGGACAGAAGAGCGAGCCCCAGAATAATCCAGGGCGCCCGCGTACTGGTTTGCAGAATCAAGGCCTTCCCGTCGGACCATGTTCGGATCAGGTTCGGCATGGAACCCAGGATAAAGACACCGATCAGGGTCTTGTCGAAATTCAGGTGCAGCGTAAAAGGAATTCCATCCTCGCTCACCTGCACAGCATCCACGACTTTCAGATTATGAAATCCGGGAAAAAGATGCGCGCCCAAACCAAGTCCGGTCAGAGCCAGCACGCCCGCGGCCACAGCACGCACCCCAGGCCTTTCACCTGTTTGCAAAAAATGTGTCGCGAGAGCAAGCACGACCAGAGGCGGCAGGGCAGCCAGGCTCAGATGATGGGCTATGCCTCCAAGGATCAGGGAACATCCCAGAGGAAGCCACCAAAAGGGAATTCTCCATGGCAGGGGCAGCCACAGAGCGAGAACAGTTAAAAAGAGAAATACGTAGGCAAGTGTCGCAATAGGATCCATGGCAGAGTCCACCCAGGTGTTTCGCATCAGCACGTGTCTCGGTGATAAACGCAAAAGCCTGGGGAATTCAAGCCTTTTTCAGCGGCTTTCACCCGCGCAGAAAAGATCGGCGACCAGCACCTGGCGCTCGACGAAGCGCTGAAGACTGCGCGCCTGCATGCGAAGGCTTTTGCCATGCTGCCGGTCTTCATCCATCGCTCGCATCCAGACGCGCACGGCTGCGGCCCGAGACCCCACCAGCGAAAGAATCTGTTCTTTCATTGCGGCGTCGCAATCATAGAGAAGAAGGGCCACCTGCTCATCCTCGCAATGCGCGAGCGCCAGCTGAAGTTGAGGATCCTGGCGCTCCACCAGACGCCCGAAGCCGGCATGCCTATCCAGGCAGGCGCCCAGCACCAGCATCATAAGATCAGAATTCAGCGCGGTATCCAGGGTAAGATCCGCGAAGTAGCTATCGACCACCTGCATGGCCTCACGATCGGAATAGAGCTGATCGCGCAGCTGATCAGCGTCCGTCTGCAGTATGGACCGCACCCGACGCATCAGCTGATCCATCGTCGTGTCTTCCTTGGATCCACTTTGAAACCAACCAGGGTGCAGATCCTGGCGTCCACGCAGCCAGCCAGCTCGTTCCTTATCCAGGAGTTCCGCCAACGCGCGGCGCCGCGGCCGCGTCATCTGCTGGGCGACCCGCTGCCATTCACGACGGGTCATGAGCTGCACGAAAAGCGGTGCGGAGGCCAAAGGACTTCCCTGCCCCAGCTCCCGCGCCAGATCCAGAAGGAACCGCAGAGCGGCGCGCTGAGCCTCGCGAGGATGCGTGACCGGATTTTTAATATCGGTCAGCAGCAAAAGCTGATCGGTCTCTAAAAAATTCAGCATGGATTCCTGCGTGGCGGCATCCAGCCAACCCAGAAATTGCAGAAGCGCTTCGCGGTCCTTGTCCCAATAGTGCTGCACGCGCTGCCCGGCGCGTTTCGCATCCATCTGCATAAGCAAGCGCCAGGCCTCGCGACCGCGTTCTCCGAAATCCTGAATCACGCGCGGAGCGACAAGGATACCCAAAGCCGGCGTGTTCGCAGGAACGGCTGCGGACGCATCCACCGTTTTTTTCCGGGGTTTCAACCAGGATGTGATGATCTGGGCAAGAAAAAGTCCAGCCGCGCCGACGAGTAAAATTCCAAGAATAGCATGCAAAGATTGCATAAGAGACGCGCGCAGCCGGGGCTCAGGTGCGGGAAACAGCGGCGGATGAAAGGGTCGGGCCACCAAAGGCGGGGGAGCCAGGGACAGCACGGATCCCTGCGCAGCCGGCAGTTCAGGAAGCTTTTTTACGCGGCGAAACTCCAGTTTCTGCCGGGGTTCTTCCACCGACAGATAGCGCGTCACGAGGTCTTCCACCTTTTTGCGGCTATCGCGGCTCAAGGCGGCATCGAAACGCACAATGAATTTCGTGCTGCCCATATCCGGATGCTGCATCAAATCCCGGGTGGCGGCCATGCGCAGATCCGTATCATCGAGGGGTTTCACCTCGCGCCAGCCCATGCGCCAGAGGAATTTATGCCAGCGGAAATACAAGGCATCCGCTACGAAGGAATGACCACAGCTGCTCTGCACCTGGACCTGGGGCGCAGGATCGGGCAGATGCAAACGGGCATACGATTCCACGCGTCTTTGCAGCTCGTCCTGCCATTCCCGGCAGCTGCTGGCACTCAGGCGCGTCCAGGCCATCTCACCCAGCCCGAGGCCCATGATGAGCGTTGTGATGACAAGGATGGTGATCAGTGATCTTCGCATAGGTCGCTGCCCCCGGTGCGCATAGGCAAAAGCGGTTTCCCTTCCATCATATTGCTGCTATAGGAAGGATCAAAAGGGCAGAACTTGCCCAGGCAGGAGTGCAGCATGCTGGAACATATCGTACTTTTTCGCTTTAAGCCGGAAACCACAGCGTTTACCAAAGAGAAGATCGTCAGCGAACTCATGGCTCTGAAAGGCAAGGTGCCGAGCATTCTCGACATCAGCGCGGGCCCTAATTTCTCGGACCGAAACCAGGGATTTGAATATGGATTGGTCGTGCGTTTCGCCGATCGCCAAGGACTTGACGCCTACCAGGTGCATCCCGATCATCAGCACATCGTGCACGAATTGATCCGCCCCGCCCTGGCCGATATCCTGGCCGTGGATTACGAGTTTCCACGTTAAGGCGGGCTCAAGTCGCCCAGGAAAATGCCGATCCGTAAGAGCAAGCAGTCCCATGCAGCAGGAGATCGGCCTTGTCCGGCAAGAATAAAATATTGAAGCCTGGCGAACTACTGTTCAAAGTTGGTGAACAGTCCGATGGCATGTATCTGATCCGCAAGGGTCAGATCCTTGTCTACCTTGACAAGGGTGGGACTGAAATTCCTTTGGCCACCATTGGTGCCGGCTCCATGCTGGGTGAGATGGCGCTCTTCGATAAAAAACCGCGCTCGGCCTCGGCCCGCGCTGTCGATGATGTGGAAGTCACCAAGATTTCCAACGATGAATTCAATAAGATCATGACCCAGATCCCGAAGTGGTTCGTCACGCTGATGTCGACCTTGTCCTCGCGCCTTCGCGACACCAACGAGCGCCTTCAGGACATCGAGGCCAAGTACAAGGGCAACCTGAATCCCATCGAAGAGATGATCAAGACCGTTCATGTTCTTCAGCTGCTCTACTACAAGATGGGCGTGAAGGAAGTGAAGAGCTGGGGCATCGAACGCGAGCCCGCGGAAAGGGAAGTCGCGCAGATTCTGAACAAGGATAAAGCCAAGGTCACGCCGGTCATCGACGCGATCGTGTCGGGTGGGTTGGTTACCATCACCAAGAACTCCTATAAGAAAGATATGCTGACGATCCACAACCGTGGTGATCTGGAGCGTTTCATTGATTTCTCGAGCCGCATTCGCAAGAAAAATACGGCGATGAAATTTTTGCCCCAGGAATTCGTCGATATCCTCGATCTTCTCTGCCGCCAGGCGAAGGCCACGGCCTATGATACCTTTTCCATCGACCTTAAAAATCTGGAAGAGGAAGGCAAGAAAAAAGGCTTTGTCGTGGAAAAATGGACTGAAATCGCCATGATCCTGGAAGGCATCGACGATGCGATCGTCGTGGCCAAGGGCAAGGACATCAATTTCAAAGTCCAGAAAAAGACCGTCGAGATCGTACTGCAGCATGCCCGCATTCTCAGGGCCATCTCCCGCACCGAAGAGAAAAAGCAGAGCGGCAAGGCCGCCTGAACCCTTGCCCGCTCTTTCACCGCTTGCTACCCTACGGCCTTCATCCACGGCAGAGGTGGCGACGTGCTGCCCTACGGCCTTCATCCACGGCAGAGGTGGCGACATGCAGCAATTTATTGGAATTTTAGGCCTGCTCATCATTATCGGAATGTGCTGGGCGCTCTCGGAAAACAGATCCCGTATCGCCTGGCGCACTGTGGCCCTGGGCGTGGGCCTGCAATTCATCTTTGCCTTCCTGCTGCTCGGAATTCCTGTGCTCGGCCTGCACAGCCCGGCTTACGCCATCTTTGAAGCAGCCAACAATGCCATCGTAGCGGTCGTGGGTTACTCCGATCAGGGCGCCAACTTCCTGTTTGGTGACCTCGGCAGCACCGATAAATACGGGTATATCTTCGCCTTCCGCGTTCTGCCGACCATCCTATTTTTCTCGGCGCTGATGGGCGTACTCTATCACCTGGGCATCATGCAGCGAGTGGTTTACGGCATCGCCTGGGTCATGCATCGGACGCTGAAGGTCAGCGGCGCGGAAGCCCTCGCGGCGGCGGCCGAGATCTTTCTGGGTCAGACGGAATCCCCACTCATGATTCGCCCCTATATGAGCGGCCTGACCCGCTCCGAGCTCATGGCTTTGATGACCGGCGGTATGGCCACGGTTGCGGGCGCAGTCCTGGCCGCCTATGTCGGCATTCTTTCGCCGCTCATTCCCAACATTGCCGGTCATCTTTTGGCGGCGAGTATCATGGCGGCACCGGCTGCGCTGGTCCTATCGAAACTCCTCGTGCCGGAGACGGAAATTCCAGAAACCATGGGCCGGGTGGAACTTCACACGGAGAAGACGGCCGTGAATATCATCGATGCCGCCGCGCATGGCGCCAGCGAAGGAACCAAACTCGCGCTGAATGTCGGCGGCATGCTGATCGCGTTCGTCTCTCTCATGGCGCTTTTCAATGGCCTCTTCACCTGGTTCGGCTCGCTCCTCGGATTGGAACAGTGGCTCGGTCATCCCCTGACTTTGGACTGGCTCCTCGGCTGGATCTTCGCCCCACTCGCCTGGGTCATCGGTATCCCGGCTCATGAAGCCCTGGCGATGGGCCAGCTTCTAGGCAAAAAACTCGTGCTCAATGAATTTGTCGCTTACCTGGACCTTGCAAAAATGGGCGAAGGCGTCTCCGACCGTTCCCGCGTGATCATCTCCTACGCGCTCTGCGGCTTTGCCAATTTCAGTTCGATTGCCATTCAGCTGGGAGGAACGGGAAGTCTTGTGCCCGAGCGTCGCCCGGATATCGCGCGTTATGGAATGAAGGCTTTGCTGGCGGGAACTCTGGCCACATGCATGACCGCTGCGATCGTGGGGCTTTTGATCTGATCGGATGGAAAAAGCCGACGGATAAGATCACACCGGCTTTTTTTTCAGAATACGGTACCGGCCTTAAGCGCCTTTTTCAAAAGAGCCTGGCTGCTGGCGCTGCGAAGATTCACATACTGCGAAATATAAATATCCTGGCCATCTTCGGTCTGGCCGACGCCACCACCGGATGTCACACCCGCGAGGCGACCTTTGATGAAGAGGGGTCCACCCGAGTCACCCGAACCACTCAAAGCATAGCGGCCTGCTTCCACATCACTCACCGCACCCGGCACGCCGATGAATTGAATCATTCCATCGTCGCTGACGTTGGCGACCTGGTTCACGCCCTTGCGTTTTTTACCAGCGCCCGATCCCGAGAGCTGACCCAAAGAGTCCACATAGTTTCTGTTGTTGCCATAACCCACGATGGTCAGTTCATCATCCACCTGAGGATCGACGACCGCGATCTGGCTGGTCGCTGGCGCGCTGTTTGCGGGGAATGTGATCACAGAAAGATCAAGCGGACCGACGCCATCATTGATGTCGTAGCTGGCGTCGCGATACCAACGCTGGGCTTTCGCCAGAGCGCGCATCTGCGGGCGACCTTTGACCATCTTCTGTTCAACCAGGTAAAGAGCAGGATTGCGCTCGCTGGTGCCCTCTACACAGTGGCCGGCCGACACAGCCTGGGAGTCGTTCACGAAAGTCGCCGTGCAGTTGGCCAGACCTTCCGGAGTTTGCGCTGCGATAAAGACCACCGACGGATAATCCGTCTCAGCAATTTCAATACCGTTGGTCACCTTAACAGCACTCGTCTCGGGTCCTGCCGATCCGCAGGCGATCATATGAAAGGCCAGCCCTGTCGCGGCGGCGAAGTGAAACCAGGTCTTGTGTGATGTGCGTGCCATGCAAGCTCCCATTCCTGTGTGTTGTGCGGAACGGAATATAGCGGTCTGCTGACTGACTGGCCAGAACAAATTTAATTTTTTTCAATATTCCAATAAAGTCCTGAAACCATTTATCAAACTGCTGTTTCAGGTCCACATGAAATCTCCTCAACCAACAGTTTTGATCAGGCCTGGACCTCCAAATAATCGAATCCAATTAGGATCACAGCTGGGTACTTTGCAGCACAACCCGAGCCGCGAGGAAAGCCCCGCCAAAGCCAAAAAACTCAAATGTTTCGCGAGCCCTTCCCTGGTGTTGGCCTTGCAAAGAAAAAATCGGCTGTCCAAGCCTCATGCACCTACGGGAGAGACCTCATGAGCTTCAAACTTAGCACCTGGACCCTTGGCCTTCTTCTTTCCGCCCCTGCTCTTGCTCATTCCGGATCCCAGCACATAGATCTGCCGAACTGCGGCGGTCACGCCATGGTTTATCGCAACGAGCGTCAGACCATCATCAAAATCGAAGACGTAACCGACTGCAGCAACGTATCCGTCAATGGCCAGCGCATCAAAATGCAAAATCTCAACGATCGTTACTCCTATGTCTATACCTGGCAGCCCACGTTTTACCGTGAGCAGCTGACGCTCCGTGTTCATTCCAATACCTCGCGCACCGAAGATCATGTTCAGCTGCAGGCGGACGAGAATCATGCCGGAAAAAAAAGGCCGCGCTGGGAACGTCCAAGCTGGAAGCCAACGTATCCCGCACCGTCTCCCGTCGTGACCGTTCGTGAAGACGATCTGATCTACCTGGATGAGGCGCGCAATACCGCACTTCTCCCGTCCTGCGGTGGACGCGTGCGGGTGGACATCGAACAGCAAAAGCTGATCGTGCGACTGGAAGGAGCCAACACCTGCGATCGCGTGCGCCTGACCGTTTTCAATCAGCAGCCCCTGGTGATAGAAAGCGTGCGCCGGCTGGATCGCAACTGCGAAGTCTGGACTTTCCGTTTGCCTGAGCGCGCGGTTCGTCCCGGGCGCAACAGCCTGACCCTCGCCATTGAGAATCGTTATCGGGAACGCGCGGACTATGTGCGCTATTACTTTTCAGATCAGCGCTGGTTCTTTGCAAGCGGTGGCCGCTAAGCCCCTGCGCAATTGACTTACGCGACCCTCATCAACACAAAAAACTAGCCGTCAAACCGGAAAAGCTCTTGGCATAAGCCCTTCATGGTTGAATACTGGCCCTATAGGGGAACAGGCCCGCCCTCGATCGTGTGGGCGGCGCAACACTGAAATTTGCTAAGAGAAGTCACCATGTTCAAATCAAATTGGAAATTTTTACTGCTCGCAGCGCTGGTGAATCCAGGCTGCGCAACCCTGGTCATTCGCCTTGCACCATCGGACTGCGCCGTCGTCAATGAGGCCGTACCGGACGGCCAAATACCTGACCCGGCGGCCATTGCGAAGGATGCGTTCTGCGCCAAACAGCTGATGGACCGTCATGCTCCCCAGGGGGCTGTCTCCATTTTCGGCAGCGCACGCACACCGGAAGATCACGAAGCCTACAAAGTCACCCGCGAATTCGCTTTCAAATGGACGCAAAAACATGGCGCTGAATTCCCTGTGATGACCGGCGGAGGCCGCGGCATCATGGAAGCCGGCAATCGGGGGGCCGCGGATGCCAAGGGCAAGAGCCTCAGCATCGGCACCTGGTTCACGGGTGGTTTGGAACGGCCGAACACCTACACAACGCACGGATACATGGCAGCAAGCTTCTCCCAGCGGGAAACGGATCTTATAGATTACGCGGCCGCTGTCGTCATCGCCCCCGGCGGTTTCGGAACCGAGTGGGAGATTTTTGAATCGCTGTCGAAGATTCAAACGAAAAAGAAAAAGACCGTGCCTGTAGTCTTCCTGGGTGGCAGGAAAACCTGGTCCACCTTTCTGCGCCGGGTGGAGGACATGAAAGCCCTCGGTACGATCAGCGCGGAAGACGATAAGCTCTTCTATATCGCCGAGACCACCGACGCCGCTGTCCTGCACATCGAAAAAGCGCTGAAGTCCAGCCAAGGCCGATGAGCCGAGGCATCAAGGGGGAACAGGATCATGGGCCAAACAGAAAACATCACGGCGGTCACCGATAAGGCCACGATAGATGCGCAGTACCGTTACTGGCGCGTGCGGGTGATGTATGGAATGATGGGCGGCTATGCCCTCTATTATTTCGTGCGGAAGAATATTTCGATCGCCAGCAAGGCCATCACTGACGAATTTCAATTTTCCAATACTGAATGGGGCGTCGTGCTGAGCGTCGCGACCATCGTCTACGCCTTTTCCAAATTTTTCAGCGGGGTCCTCGCCGACCGCATGAATCCCAAGTACATGATGAGCATTGGTCTTCTGGCTTCGGCCGTGATCAACCTCTTCTTTGGATTCGGCAGCAGCCTGACCTTCTTCATCGTCTTCTGGGCCATCAATAACCTTTTCCAAGGGGCCGGCATGCCGCCCTGTTCCAAGCTTCTGACGAGCTGGTTTGCGCCCAAGGAAATCGGTTCGGCCTGGGGCATTTGGAATGCCTCCCATCAGATCGGTGGCGCTGTGATCGTGGTGTGGGCGGGCTACCTCGTCGCGCATGATGGCTGGCGCGCCGCGTTCTGGATTCCCGGCGCTCTTTGCGTGGTCGGAGCCTTCTGGCTTTTCAACCGACTCACCGATTCCCCCGAATCCATGGGCCTGCCGCCTGTGGAAGTTTACAAGGGCGAAGTCACGACGCCCGCGCCGAAGGACGATACTCCCTTCGCCGAGATCTTTAAAAAATACATCCTCTATAACAAGTG from Oligoflexus sp. carries:
- a CDS encoding 7TMR-DISM family protein — encoded protein: MLQRILIFVFLLTFWTAGYAAPWIHEPGQRETFAHEGFLYLCSAEPLDWQTVLGRTEGWIPTGRQKLNVGEDQECWSLITIHNRSTQEERVFLQHGVAMTSRVDLYQSVAGRLTHAESLGMDRPLRASKVDYRLPIFDLRLSPGENTLLIRQKSRDVFVLDWRLYNPDYFYSRMVLELMLFGGFFAICFALSFYNLVIYFVNREISQVFYFFYLNFYAIAQLYLTGFLKQLGFPDAGPIHHLGILSINAALLFTMAFIYYFLDFQHYKRWFGRVIIGYMLALGVPVALTAFDQLIWAANITQILSIMGSVMAVLAAVIALKRRHPLAMYFLIAWSLLIVGNVAQVLHLMAAVPDEPWIVSLNFIGASFEAIIISYALAHKMRLARLHEAQRRRHAFSQLEKMVYPHQMEQMKEGGILETTMPHASGEAVVICLDIIASTSSQIDDLPNFLRRFFDRCGHLMNRDYQGDPLSASGFRIKEMGDGFLCAVGFPFQTPPGHVSHEVALQLAFGFLNAFDEEFPGTTSESRSYCSIGMARGAIQGFFTVSGIRSYELFGDSIVLATRYESLRKQWPASRAGHMITMPTRMYEGLPPRLKPYFQKQSLGPGSAAIRNDAEADAFYRGIFEAGEAERILKDGSEFLALEQVS
- a CDS encoding CPBP family intramembrane glutamic endopeptidase, with product MDPIATLAYVFLFLTVLALWLPLPWRIPFWWLPLGCSLILGGIAHHLSLAALPPLVVLALATHFLQTGERPGVRAVAAGVLALTGLGLGAHLFPGFHNLKVVDAVQVSEDGIPFTLHLNFDKTLIGVFILGSMPNLIRTWSDGKALILQTSTRAPWIILGLALLSVAFQFVRWDPKVPAILPIWAVTNLLFVCVAEEGFFRGFLQKYLSELGRDLSYGKVLALGIASLLFGVAHFAGGLTYVILASIAGLGYGWMYQVTGRIEASIITHFLLNLVHILLLTYPALAR
- a CDS encoding Dabb family protein, with the protein product MLEHIVLFRFKPETTAFTKEKIVSELMALKGKVPSILDISAGPNFSDRNQGFEYGLVVRFADRQGLDAYQVHPDHQHIVHELIRPALADILAVDYEFPR
- a CDS encoding Crp/Fnr family transcriptional regulator, whose translation is MSGKNKILKPGELLFKVGEQSDGMYLIRKGQILVYLDKGGTEIPLATIGAGSMLGEMALFDKKPRSASARAVDDVEVTKISNDEFNKIMTQIPKWFVTLMSTLSSRLRDTNERLQDIEAKYKGNLNPIEEMIKTVHVLQLLYYKMGVKEVKSWGIEREPAEREVAQILNKDKAKVTPVIDAIVSGGLVTITKNSYKKDMLTIHNRGDLERFIDFSSRIRKKNTAMKFLPQEFVDILDLLCRQAKATAYDTFSIDLKNLEEEGKKKGFVVEKWTEIAMILEGIDDAIVVAKGKDINFKVQKKTVEIVLQHARILRAISRTEEKKQSGKAA
- a CDS encoding NupC/NupG family nucleoside CNT transporter encodes the protein MQQFIGILGLLIIIGMCWALSENRSRIAWRTVALGVGLQFIFAFLLLGIPVLGLHSPAYAIFEAANNAIVAVVGYSDQGANFLFGDLGSTDKYGYIFAFRVLPTILFFSALMGVLYHLGIMQRVVYGIAWVMHRTLKVSGAEALAAAAEIFLGQTESPLMIRPYMSGLTRSELMALMTGGMATVAGAVLAAYVGILSPLIPNIAGHLLAASIMAAPAALVLSKLLVPETEIPETMGRVELHTEKTAVNIIDAAAHGASEGTKLALNVGGMLIAFVSLMALFNGLFTWFGSLLGLEQWLGHPLTLDWLLGWIFAPLAWVIGIPAHEALAMGQLLGKKLVLNEFVAYLDLAKMGEGVSDRSRVIISYALCGFANFSSIAIQLGGTGSLVPERRPDIARYGMKALLAGTLATCMTAAIVGLLI
- a CDS encoding trypsin-like serine protease → MARTSHKTWFHFAAATGLAFHMIACGSAGPETSAVKVTNGIEIAETDYPSVVFIAAQTPEGLANCTATFVNDSQAVSAGHCVEGTSERNPALYLVEQKMVKGRPQMRALAKAQRWYRDASYDINDGVGPLDLSVITFPANSAPATSQIAVVDPQVDDELTIVGYGNNRNYVDSLGQLSGSGAGKKRKGVNQVANVSDDGMIQFIGVPGAVSDVEAGRYALSGSGDSGGPLFIKGRLAGVTSGGGVGQTEDGQDIYISQYVNLRSASSQALLKKALKAGTVF
- a CDS encoding LOG family protein; protein product: MFKSNWKFLLLAALVNPGCATLVIRLAPSDCAVVNEAVPDGQIPDPAAIAKDAFCAKQLMDRHAPQGAVSIFGSARTPEDHEAYKVTREFAFKWTQKHGAEFPVMTGGGRGIMEAGNRGAADAKGKSLSIGTWFTGGLERPNTYTTHGYMAASFSQRETDLIDYAAAVVIAPGGFGTEWEIFESLSKIQTKKKKTVPVVFLGGRKTWSTFLRRVEDMKALGTISAEDDKLFYIAETTDAAVLHIEKALKSSQGR